From a region of the Mycobacteroides saopaulense genome:
- a CDS encoding phosphatase PAP2 family protein encodes MSAGKLPSEKMIQWWPPLGVMAMLLLGFSVGKGSTPFDVWFFDATQHVFGVQPRWLLFFTDWVFLVPVLAVCVGFELYRRRWRVAAVVLVCPFVANWTTQATKMLVGREKGGYLAYPSGHTTFVVAVMGMLVLVAGGALWAYIAAGIISTLGLLGQVACGYHYVTDTIGAVLVTTAVVTLAFWAAGQSSSSAASTSSDKSTLV; translated from the coding sequence GTGTCTGCCGGAAAACTGCCTAGCGAGAAAATGATTCAGTGGTGGCCGCCCCTCGGCGTGATGGCGATGCTGCTGCTCGGATTCTCCGTCGGAAAGGGTTCGACCCCATTTGACGTGTGGTTCTTCGATGCCACCCAGCACGTATTCGGGGTACAGCCACGCTGGCTGCTGTTCTTCACCGACTGGGTGTTCCTGGTTCCGGTGCTCGCGGTGTGCGTCGGTTTCGAGTTGTACCGGCGGCGGTGGCGAGTCGCGGCGGTGGTGCTCGTCTGCCCGTTCGTGGCGAACTGGACCACCCAGGCCACCAAGATGCTGGTCGGCCGCGAAAAGGGCGGCTACCTCGCCTACCCCAGCGGGCACACCACCTTCGTAGTGGCGGTCATGGGGATGCTGGTCCTGGTCGCCGGCGGAGCCCTATGGGCCTACATCGCCGCCGGCATTATCAGCACACTCGGACTGCTCGGGCAGGTCGCCTGCGGGTATCACTACGTCACCGACACCATCGGCGCCGTGCTGGTCACCACCGCGGTGGTGACCCTGGCGTTCTGGGCCGCGGGTCAGTCTTCGTCGAGCGCGGCGAGTACCTCGTCGGACAAATCCACGTTGGTGTAG
- a CDS encoding YebC/PmpR family DNA-binding transcriptional regulator: MSGHSKWATTKHQKAVKDARRGKEFAKLIKNIEVAARTGGGDPAGNPTLYDAIQKAKKTSVPNDNIERARKRGAGEEAGGADWQTIMYEGYGPNGVAVLIECLSDNRNRAAGEVRVAMTRNGGSMADPGSVSYLFSRKGVVTLEKNGLSEDDVLTAVLEAGAEEVNDLGETFEVISEPTDLIAVRQSLQDAGIDYESAEASFQPSMSVPVDVDTARKVFKLVDALEDSDDVQNVYTNVDLSDEVLAALDED; the protein is encoded by the coding sequence ATGAGCGGCCATTCCAAGTGGGCCACCACCAAGCACCAGAAGGCCGTCAAAGACGCGCGCCGTGGCAAAGAGTTCGCCAAGCTGATCAAGAACATCGAGGTCGCCGCGCGGACCGGCGGTGGCGATCCGGCCGGCAACCCGACGCTCTACGACGCCATTCAGAAGGCCAAGAAAACCTCGGTGCCCAACGACAACATCGAGCGGGCCCGCAAGCGCGGTGCCGGCGAGGAAGCCGGTGGAGCCGACTGGCAGACCATCATGTACGAGGGCTACGGCCCCAACGGCGTCGCGGTGCTCATCGAGTGCCTCAGTGACAACCGCAACCGCGCTGCCGGTGAGGTTCGGGTCGCGATGACCCGCAACGGTGGCAGCATGGCCGACCCGGGTTCGGTCTCGTACCTGTTCTCCCGCAAGGGCGTTGTGACGCTGGAGAAGAACGGTCTGTCCGAGGACGACGTGCTCACGGCCGTGCTGGAGGCGGGCGCCGAGGAGGTCAACGACCTGGGTGAGACCTTCGAAGTCATTTCCGAGCCCACTGACTTGATCGCGGTCCGTCAGTCACTGCAGGATGCCGGGATCGACTACGAGTCGGCGGAGGCCAGCTTCCAGCCGTCGATGAGCGTGCCCGTCGACGTCGACACCGCCCGCAAGGTGTTCAAGCTGGTCGACGCGCTGGAAGACAGCGACGACGTGCAGAACGTCTACACCAACGTGGATTTGTCCGACGAGGTACTCGCCGCGCTCGACGAAGACTGA
- the pdxS gene encoding pyridoxal 5'-phosphate synthase lyase subunit PdxS: MTSTTNGTSPETGTGTARVKRGMAEMLKGGVIMDVVTPEQAKIAEDAGAVAVMALERVPADIRAQGGVSRMSDPDMIDGIISAVSIPVMAKARIGHFVEAQILQSLGVDYIDESEVLTPADYANHIDKWKFTVPFVCGATNLGEALRRITEGAAMIRSKGEAGTGDVSNATTHMRKIGGEIRRLTSLAEDELYVAAKELQAPYELVVEVARAGKLPVTLFTAGGIATPADAAMMMQLGAEGVFVGSGIFKSGNPEQRAAAIVKATTFYDDPDVLAKVSRGLGEAMVGINVEDIAQPHRLAERGW, from the coding sequence TTGACTAGCACGACCAATGGAACGTCCCCCGAGACCGGAACTGGTACCGCTCGCGTCAAGCGCGGTATGGCCGAGATGCTCAAGGGCGGCGTCATCATGGACGTCGTCACGCCCGAGCAGGCAAAGATCGCCGAAGACGCCGGCGCCGTGGCCGTCATGGCGCTGGAGCGGGTGCCCGCCGACATCCGCGCCCAGGGGGGCGTCTCCCGCATGAGCGACCCCGACATGATCGACGGCATCATCAGCGCCGTCAGCATCCCCGTCATGGCCAAGGCCCGTATCGGGCATTTCGTCGAGGCGCAGATCCTGCAGAGCCTCGGCGTGGACTACATTGACGAGTCGGAGGTGCTGACCCCCGCCGACTACGCCAACCACATCGACAAGTGGAAGTTCACCGTGCCGTTCGTGTGCGGTGCCACCAATCTGGGCGAGGCACTGCGCCGCATCACCGAGGGCGCGGCGATGATCCGCTCCAAGGGTGAGGCCGGTACCGGCGACGTGTCGAACGCGACCACTCATATGCGCAAGATCGGCGGCGAGATCCGTCGGCTCACCTCGCTGGCCGAGGACGAGTTGTACGTTGCCGCAAAGGAACTGCAGGCTCCGTATGAGCTCGTGGTCGAGGTCGCGCGCGCGGGCAAGCTCCCGGTCACGCTGTTCACCGCCGGCGGTATCGCCACCCCGGCCGACGCCGCGATGATGATGCAACTGGGTGCCGAGGGTGTGTTCGTCGGATCGGGCATCTTCAAGTCCGGCAACCCGGAGCAGCGCGCCGCGGCGATCGTGAAGGCCACCACCTTCTACGACGACCCGGACGTGCTGGCCAAGGTGTCGCGCGGCCTGGGTGAGGCGATGGTCGGCATCAACGTGGAGGACATCGCGCAGCCGCACAGGCTCGCCGAGCGCGGCTGGTAG
- a CDS encoding acyl-CoA thioesterase has protein sequence MADIEEILTLEQLEKDIFRGNVTPSSLRRTFGGQVAGQSLVSAVRTVDPEYLVHSLHGYFLRPGNPNEPTVFLVDRVRDGRSFCTRRVTAIQDGQAIFSMSASFQTLDSGIEHQDLMPPVPAPEDLPDAQDEESFSRDLFRQFAEWDIRIVPDDLMEKWPRLAAQQRVWFRCRKRLPDDPVLHICALAYMSDLTLLSSSKVPHRDAVLQTASLDHALWFLRPFRADEWLLYDETSPSAGYGRALTQGRIFDREGRMVAAVVQEGLTRYERNPHEASIAKGNMA, from the coding sequence ATGGCCGATATCGAGGAGATCCTTACTCTCGAACAGCTGGAGAAGGACATCTTCCGGGGCAACGTGACCCCGAGCAGTCTTCGTCGCACCTTCGGCGGGCAGGTCGCGGGGCAGTCGCTGGTCTCGGCGGTACGCACCGTGGACCCGGAGTACCTCGTGCACTCCCTGCACGGATACTTCCTGCGGCCCGGAAATCCCAACGAGCCCACCGTGTTTCTCGTGGACCGGGTCAGGGATGGCCGCTCGTTCTGCACGCGTCGCGTGACCGCCATCCAGGACGGGCAGGCGATCTTCAGCATGTCGGCCTCATTTCAGACCCTGGACTCCGGCATCGAACACCAGGACCTGATGCCACCGGTGCCGGCGCCCGAGGACCTGCCGGACGCGCAGGATGAGGAGTCGTTCAGCCGCGATCTGTTCCGGCAGTTCGCGGAATGGGATATCCGGATCGTGCCGGATGACCTCATGGAGAAGTGGCCGCGGCTGGCCGCGCAGCAGCGGGTATGGTTCCGCTGCCGCAAGCGTCTGCCCGACGACCCGGTGCTGCACATTTGCGCGCTCGCCTACATGAGCGACCTGACCCTGCTGAGTTCCTCCAAAGTGCCGCACCGGGATGCGGTGCTGCAGACGGCATCGCTGGATCACGCACTGTGGTTCCTGCGACCGTTCCGCGCCGACGAATGGCTGCTGTACGACGAGACATCGCCGTCGGCCGGATACGGGCGGGCGCTGACCCAGGGACGGATCTTCGACCGCGAGGGCCGCATGGTCGCCGCGGTGGTGCAGGAGGGGCTGACCCGATACGAGCGCAACCCGCACGAGGCCTCGATCGCCAAGGGGAACATGGCGTGA
- the pdxT gene encoding pyridoxal 5'-phosphate synthase glutaminase subunit PdxT, with the protein MSPLVGVLALQGDVREHVAALKDSGAEALGVRRPEELGKVDGLIIPGGESTTMSNLLRVFELLDPLTERLRDGLPVYGSCAGMILLASEILDTRPDAVALGAIDMTVRRNAFGRQVDSFEGDLDFAGLHGQMHAVFIRAPWVERVGDDVEVLASAQGHPVAVRQGSALATAFHPEVTGDRRVHELFVDMVRGA; encoded by the coding sequence GTGAGTCCGCTGGTCGGCGTGCTGGCATTGCAGGGTGATGTCAGGGAACATGTTGCGGCTCTGAAAGATTCGGGTGCCGAGGCGCTGGGAGTGCGCCGCCCCGAGGAACTCGGCAAGGTTGACGGGTTGATCATCCCCGGTGGGGAGTCGACCACGATGAGCAATCTGCTGCGCGTGTTCGAACTCCTGGACCCGCTGACCGAGCGCCTGCGAGACGGCCTGCCGGTCTACGGTTCGTGCGCCGGCATGATCCTGCTCGCCTCGGAGATCCTGGACACCCGACCGGATGCGGTGGCACTCGGCGCCATCGATATGACCGTGCGGCGCAATGCCTTCGGGCGCCAGGTGGACTCCTTCGAGGGCGACCTGGACTTCGCTGGGCTGCACGGACAGATGCACGCGGTGTTCATCAGGGCGCCGTGGGTGGAACGGGTCGGCGACGATGTCGAGGTGCTGGCCAGCGCGCAGGGGCATCCCGTCGCGGTTCGGCAGGGCAGCGCGCTGGCCACGGCATTTCACCCCGAGGTGACCGGTGACCGCCGGGTGCACGAGCTCTTCGTCGACATGGTGCGCGGGGCCTGA